In Mesorhizobium sp. M9A.F.Ca.ET.002.03.1.2, the DNA window CGAAATTCACCTTGCGGCAAACGGCAATGAGGTCGAGATCGGCACGATGGACGATCACCTCATCGTCGAGCGACATTGCCTGCGCCGCGATTTCGCCGGTCGGGGCGATGATGCAGGAGCCGCCGATCAAGGCCTGGCCGTCCTCGACGCCGGCCTTGGCCGCTGCCGCGACCCAGACCGTGTTCTGATAGGCGCCGGCCTGCATTGGCAGATGGTTGTGGAACATGCGCAGATGCGCCAGCGCCGGTGCCTCATCGAGCAGCAGCGGCGTGTTGTAGCCGATAAGGACAATTTCGGCGCCGTTGAGACAGAGCATGCGGTAGGTCTCCGGCCAGCGCCGGTCGTTGCAGATCGCCATGCCGACGCGCACGCCGCGATAGGCGAAGACCGGAAAGCCGAGATTGCCGGGCTCGAAATAACGGCGTTCGAGATGTACGGTCGTGCCCGGTTCCGGCTCGCTCGATCCGGGCACATGGATCTTGCGGTAGCGCCCGGCAAGCGTGCCGTCCTGCCCGACCAGATCCATCGTGTTGAAGCGGCGCGTTACCCCGTTCGCGTGCGTCAGCTCGGCATATCCGAGCGCGAAGCCTATCTTGAGGCGCGCCGCGGCGTCGTAAAGGCGCTGCGTCTGCGGGCCTGGCATAGCCGGCTCGAAGAACGCCTCGATCTCGGCCTGGTCGTCGATCCGCCAACGCGGAAAGAAGGTCGTGAGCGCGAGTTCGGGAAACACCGCGATTTCAGCGCCGGCGGCGGCCGCTCTTTCCAGAAGAGCGACGAGCCGGTCCACCGTTTCGGCCCGTTGCGCGCTTTTCTGTATCGGGCCGGTCTGGCAGACCGCGATGGTCAGGTCTCGAGCCATCGTCGTCTCCTCAGGCTGCAGCGGTCACCATGATCTCGACGCGATAGCCGTCGCCGGCGAGCCGGGCCTCGACCGTGGCCCGCACCGGCATGGCGCTTTTGTCGATCCAGGCGTCCCAGGCGGTGTTCATCTTGTCGAAGTCGGCAACGTCGCGCAGCCATACCGTGGCACTCAGGATCCTGGTCTTGTCGCTGCCGGCCTTCGCCAGATAGGTATCGATCTTGGCGAGCACGTCACGCGTCTGCTGCGTCGTATCGCCCGACAGATCGTCGGCCGTCATGCCGGCCAGATAGATAATTCCATTGTGGCTGAGCACGCGGCAGAAGCGGGGTCCATTCTCGAAGCGTTCGATTGTCATGCGGTTATCCCTATCACTGTGCTTTTGGTGCCGGCGTGGATGTCGCCCTGATCCGGCTAGGCGCAAGATCGCCCGGCTCGATGCCTTGACGCAACAGATCATCCGGCAATCGTCCGGTGCGGATCAGGTCACGGCATGCCCTGGCCAGCGCCGGCGACGTCTTGATGCCGTAGCCGCCCTGGCCCGCCAGCCAGAAGAAGCCTTCGGCCTTGGCGTCGAAGCCCACCACTGGCGAGGCGTCGCCGACAAAACTGCGCAGGCCCGCCCATCGATGTTCTATCCGGCGCACGTCGATTATCGTCGCGCGCTGCAGGCGATCGATCCCGACGGCGACGTCGAAATCATCTGGATAGGCGTCCATCGGCTCGCTCGGGGTCGCATCGGCCGGCGAGACGAAAATCCGGCCGGCGTCCGGCTTGAAGTAGAACTCCTCGCCGACATCGTTGACGAGCGGCCAGCCGGCGATGGAGACGCCATCTGGCGCTGCGACATGGAACGCGGTACGCCGCTTCGGCACCAGCCCGACCGGAGCAACGCCGGCCAAAGCGGCGATCCTGTCCGCCCACGCGCCGGCCGCGTTGACGAGGATCGGCGCGGCGAACAGTCCCTGGCTCGTCCGCAGGATCCAGCGATCCTTATGCCGCTCGACCGCATCGACGCCTGCATCAGTGACGATCCGGCCGCCACGCCTGCGCGTATTGCGCAGGAAACCCTGATGAAGCTCGTTGACGTCGATCTCGCGAGAGTTCGGTTCGACAAACGCACCGGCGACATAATCGGATCGCAGCGCGGGCACGCGCGCCAACGCCTCCTCGGGGCTGATCCGATGGATCGACGGAACAAGTTGGCGGGCTTTTTCGAGTTCCTCTTCAAGCCGGCTAAGCTGATCCTGGCGCGCGATAGTCAGCATGCCACGCGGAAGCATCAAGGGATGTTCGCAAAAACCCTCTGGCGGCGCTTCGAGAAAAGACCGGCTGGCGATCGCCAGCCGTCGGATGATGGCGTTGCCGTAATTCTCCGTAAAGCTCGCGGCCGACCGGCCGGTGGAGTGGTAGCCGCAATGGGTCTCCCGCTCGAGCAGGATGACCGAGGAGACGGCCGCCAGTTCATAGGCCGCGCTCGCTCCGGCAATGCCGCCGCCGATGATCGCGATATCGGCTTCTTGTATCGAGGCGCCGTCGGGAGATTTCATCGTCAGTATCCGCGAACGGGATCGACAACGTTTTCGAGCGGTTCACCCCGCAGAAAACGGCTGAGATTGTCGGCAAACATGCGCAGGGCTTCCTTCTCCCAGCCGTCATAAACCGACGAACAATGCGGTGTGACGATCACGTTCTCATAGCTCCAGATCGGGTGATCCGTTGGCAGTGGCTCGGTCGAAAAGACGTCGAGCGCGGCGCCTTTGATGCGGCAGCCGTCGAGCGCCGACAGCAGCGCTGCCTCATCGACGACGCCGCCGCGCGATACGTCGATGACCACCGCCGACGGCTTCATCGCGGCAAACGCCGCAGGGCCGATCAACCCGCGCGTCGCCTCCAGCAACGGCACGCAACAGGCGATGAAGTCGGCCCGACCCCAAAGCCCCGGCAATGCCTCGATGCCGTGAACCTCGTCGATATCGGCGGTTGGCCTGGGACGCGCACGCACGCCGAGCGTCGTCAGCCCCATGGCCTTCGCGCGCCGGGCCAACGCTTGCCCGGTCCTGCCGAGGCCGAGCAGCAGCAGCGTCTTGCCCTGGATCGGCTCGACCGTGCCGGCGATCCATGTCCGGGTGCGCTGATGCCTGGCGAAATTTCGAAGACCCAGCGAGAAGGACAGCATCGCTCCCAGCGCGTATTCGGCCATCATGTCGGCCGCGACACCGGCGGCGTTCGTCACCGTCACCTCTTCGGGATTCCAGGAACCCAGATGATCCGTTCCCGACCCGCCGACCGACACCCATTTCACCGTCGGGCTTTCGAGGAGAGCGGCTCGCGGAAAGCGCGCTGTGCCATCGAAACGCACCGAGTAGACGATCTCGGCTTTTGTCGCTTCTATCAAGGCTTCCAGACCAGCGTAGCTGTCACAAGGATAAACCGGCAACCCTGGATGCGTTTCCCGCAAAACCCTCATCGCCACAGCCGGCGCGTTGGTGTGGAGGATTACGCCAGGGCCAACTGTCGTCGTCACGATAAAGGGCCAATGCGCGGCGCTGCTCCTGGCGAGATACGCCGATACACGCCGTCCAGACTTTCTGCGAAGATATCAAACACGTTCCGGGCCGTGAGCTCGCGGAAAATCTGTTCGTTGATCCCGCCGCGTGTTGCATAGTCTTCGGCCAGATGCATGAAGCCCGTATCCGGCGTTGTTTCCGGTGCGTTTGCCAGCGCCTTGTACAGGGTGACGATATAGTCGCGCGCCCGCGCGTCCGCGACGCCATGCCCTTTCAGCCATCCATGGATTGTATCGAGATATTTGAAATAGGTGGCAAATGTCGCGGTAACGACGCTCAGCGCGTCGAACTCGCTCGAATCCTCGACCTCGATCACCTTTCCCAACCTGCCGAACAATGCCGCCATGTGTCGATCGGGCGGGCAAATGATTGTCGTTCCCTGCCTGTGAGCGATCATCGGCATAGGAAGTGCTTTCGTCACGTGCTCCACAGGCGCGATCAAGGCGGCTACCTCCTTGCGGGATAGGGTGGCGATCAAGCTGACGACGCGATGGTCCCGACGAAACTGCAATTCTGCAAGCACGTCATGCGCAATCTGCGGCCGAACCGCGAGCATGATCGTATCGCAACTGTCGAGGACTGCCTGATTATCGGGTGCAACGCGGACATCCGGATAGCGAAGAGCCAAGCCAGCAGCGATTTCCTCATTACGAGGCGATAGGAGAACCGACACGGAATTGTCCGCGGCGGATTTAAGTCCGGTGACAATCGCGGATGTCAGCGCGCCTGTGCCGATGAAGCCGAGTTTCATTGGATGTCCTGTAGCGTTGGTTCTGGATCGTCGTCAGCCGACAAATAGTACCAGCTCGGCGAGACTTTGGGATCAGGCATCACACGTCAGGCATGTCGCGACGTTCAGAGCCACCTTCGCACGCGTTGCTTGTAGTCGAGATACGCATCGCCGAAACGCCGCTCGAGGTAGGCCTCCTCGCGGGCGACGACACCGTAGCGGACCGTGATGGCGAGCGGCAGCGTAAGGATCAGGACCCACGGACTTTGCGCGGCTACGCCGATGCCGCCGTAGATGAGAAAAAAGCCGAGATAGATGGGATTGCGGGTCCAGCGGTAAATGCCGGTGGTCACGAGCACACGGGCGGGCTGGTTCGTGGGCAAAGGCGTCGCAGCGCGGGAGAAGTTGCGGACTCCCGCGGCAAAAAGCGCAAGACCGATGAGGATCAGGGACCCGGCGACGATCCAGGGCACCCCGTCGGCCTCCGGAATTGCGAACGGCAAAGGCAGCAGGCGATCCAAGACGAGACCGACCAGAACAGCGGCAGGAAAGAAAAGGATCGGTCGCCCAACGACGCCTGCCGTTCCGGTGTCGGTCACTTGTTGCCCAGCAGCAGGGTCCTTTTCCATGTCTGCTCCCGCAGATGCTGGAGGCTACGAAGCCCACAGACGCCTGCAACGACGTCGCCTAGAAACGACAACTAAGGTGTCATTCTAGAACTTGACAACAATGGTGTCAATCGCAGAAATTGACACAGACAGAGGGAACGAAGCGATGGCGTCGGCACGACAAAGGACCGGGGCGGGGGCGGGCCTGATCGGTGACGGCAAGGCCGAGGCGATCGCCGAGCTGATGCTCGAAGTGGCCCAGTGCTTCTTCAGAATACGGGCTCTCGGCCAGAAGACAGGGCTGATCACCAGTTGGGGCGGTGGTGCCTTCGGCTTCATGCGAAGCCTCGCGCTGCTTGGCCCGCTCACCGTGCCGCAGATCGCCCAGATGCGGCCCACCAGCCGTCAGCGCATGCAGCGGCTTGCTGATGAGCTTGCGGCCGAGGGGCTCGTCGAATTCATCGACAATCCGAAGCACCGGCGCTCTAAGCTTGTGCAGCTGACGCGCAAGGGCGACGCGCGCTACGGCGAGCTGAACGCCCAGCTCATGGCGACCGCCTCGACCATGGGCGTTGCTCTCGGCGAAGCGGATATCCGCAAGACCACCGAGATCGTGCGGCAGCTGAGCGACGATGTGAAAGCGCGGTCGGAGCGGCCGTCGTAGTGCGCGCTCCCGGCATTTTTCGGGTGTTGTCAGCTTAAGTCGGACAATGGTCCATCAGCCCGGTTTTTGCAGCGATTTGTCGTTACGACATTGCGCCAGGGGCAGGATTTCGCCCGAGATCACTCTGGTGATCCTTTGTTGGCTGGCGTTGGTCACCACGGTCATGCATGCACATCCGTAGCCGTAGCCCGACCCAGGCACATTGGTCTCGACGAATTGCCGGTCGTCAAAAGCCGGCACATTGTCGATGCCTTTGGGATCCTGTCGCCCCTGCATCTGGATCCACCAACCCCCGTCTCTGTCTGTCAGGATGAGGTTGCCGGGTGTCGGGCTGGAGTACCAGCCACAACGGCGCTCGGCATAGGAGGCCGCGGGTAGAGCCATGGCCAGGCAGAAACAGATGGCGAACGGCAGGCGCATGAAAAACCGTCTCCTCCCTTGTGGGTCTTATGGCTTCAACTCCGTGTCGTAATTTTCTTCGATCAATGCGCAATGAAGCGTCACGGGCTTCCTTTGGACAGCGCTGAGTTGACCGTCGATGAAATCGCAGCCGAGCAGATTGTCCGAACTGCTCTTGCGGGCCGATGCAACGTTGACGTTGACCTTGGGAGGGCCGGCGAGCCAGTCGAGACGCTTGGTATCGATCTTTGCGCCGCTGATATGGGCGTGGCCACCTGTGCCCGGTATCGCCACCTCGTCGTTTTGCTGCTCAAGATCGATTTGGCCGATCTCGTTGGCGTGCCTCTCGGCGCTCCGCTTCGGATCGCCGTAATAGTCGACAAAGACAACGATCCCCTCCTTTTCGGCCGCGAGCTTGGCAGCTGCCTTTTTGGAAAGCGTGACGTTAACGTCGAAGCTCATGTCGCCCTGGGCCGTTGCCGGCACGGCACATGCCAACAGCGCAGATGCCGCAATCGTCATTGCGAGCGACGATCCATGGCGTTTCACAATCCGCCCTCCTTCAACTCCTCGCGCGATGATGATGCCACGCGCCCTTTCATGCCTGGCGCCGACATCGTGCTCGCCGCCGCTTGATTGCGATTATGTCAATTCGCGGTTGGAACAGGGCAGCTCATGTCCCCTTCCTCGCATTTCAGGTAACCCTCGAAGTCCTTGACACGGGATTGCGCCAGGCCGTCCATGCACTGCGCGACGAGCATTGGCATCATGCTTCCTCCGGCCGCTCCCGCAGCCTGGAAGCTGCACTCCGCGTCGCGAAATTTGACCCAATCCCGCTGTGCTTGAATGAGAAGCTTCTTGCTATCCGCGTCGTCCTTCAGGCGAGCTTCGATCTGCTTGTAAAGCTCATTGAGCTTCTTGTCGGATTTCTTGAACGCGGCGTCGGCGCACGCGTTCAGGGCGGCCTGATCCTGGGCGGCATCGTAGCACTTGTCCTGGGCAAATGCCAAAGCCGGCATGGCCAGAACCATGGCAGCGGTCAGTATCGCGGTTTTCATCGGTCGTCTCCGTTTAGAAATCCATCTTGTTGACGGGGGCGCGTTCTCACGCCAACGGTGTCCGGCACGGTCGGCCGTTAATGGGAGTCGTCGTCGTCCGATCCATCAGCATCGTCGGTACTTGTCATCCGACGCGTCGTCGTCGGTGCTGTCGTCTTCAGTGTCGGTGCTGCTTCGTCGTCACCACCGTCATTCCGTAACCGTCTCGGCAAAACACTTTGCCAGATCTTGCGGGGCTCCGAGCTTCTTCGCCCAGGATACCAGTTCAGGCTTTTCCGACGGCTCGGCATAGCCGCCCCATACGTCGCGAAACTGCTTGTTTCCGTTGACTGCCTGGAAGAACATCACGCCGTCATCGCTGACGGGCGTGGAGACGTAGGCGGCGCTCCAGTTGCCGCTCTCCATGATCGTGATGAACTTCGCCTGAGCGGGCTTGAACTTGTTGTCCATCGCCGAGACGACGAGATGGGCATATTCCTGCTTGCGCGCCTTCGTCGCTTCGACCTTTACGCCGTCGCAGGCGTTGATCGCGGCGAAAGCGGACGTCAGCGTCATTCCCAGCCCCGTGAGGCCGATCATGACGATCTTTGCATGTCGTCGGATCCGGTCGCTGAATTCAGACATGAATGGCGTCCTTCTTCTTTGCTATGAGGTCCACTAATCGTCATCATCGTCGTCCGATGAGCTGTCGTCGTCCGGCGTATCGACCTGGCAGCCGATGCCCCTGCAACCTTGATAATTGCCGTGCGTATCGAAGTTGGGATTGCCCTCTTTGTCGTACTGCGGTCTGTCGTCGATGCTTTGATCCCCGTCGTCGGGATCGTCGACCTTGCACCCGAGCCCACGGCATCCGATGTAGCGGCCTCGCGTATCGAAGTTGGGATTGCCGTTCCGGTCGAACTGCGGCCGGTCGTCAATCCTTCGATCCTGTTTTTGGGGCCTATCCACCAGGCAACCTGTCCCGCGACAGCCATCATAGCCATCATCGGTTGTACAGCCCGCGAAGGCCAGCAACGCGGTGATCAGGGTCGCATAGAGTATGTATTTCATGATTATACCCCTGGCTGGCTGGCGGCGACCGCTCGTTCGTCAGATCGATAGTCGATAGCCGATGGTGATCCGAACCAGATCCCGGCGATAAAGGGCCGCTTTAGGGTCTGCCCGAACCTTATGGTCACCAGGCCGGAACCGTCCGGGATGGTGATGTTCCAGAGCCGTGGGAGGAGAGCGGACAGGATCGCCACGACGGCGACAATGCCAACGGCGATAGCTGCCAGATCCGGCATATCTGTCCCTCCATCCGAAGGCTGTTACAGGCGACCATCCCGCTCCTGTCGGCCGCGTAAAGTCCTTCATGATCCGGTTTTGTTGCTGACCAAAGGCACAGCGTGCTGGAAGATTGCACGGAAGTGGAACATAAGGCAAGTTTAGATTCATACAGATGATTAAACTTTAAATTAGAAATTTCTAACAAGCTAAGATATTCTCTCCATTTGGGGGATTATTCCTTTAGCCGTTGCACAATATTGCAAACAACCCGGGATACGCCTTCCGGAATAGGCCATCGAACACAATCGCGTCGTAGCGATGCTGGCCGGCACGCAGGAAATCCCGGGATTGCCCGGATGTTCGCCCGTCAACCATCCCGGTCACCGCCGCCGCGTGCTCGCCATCTGCATCGATGTCTCACACATCAGTAATTGACGTTAGAACATTTCAATGTATGCTGCAGCACTGAGACATCATATCTCAAAGCTGAGCCGTAGGGTCTCCGGTGATAACTGCTCCACAATTGCGCGCCGCCAGGGCGCTTCTCGGTATAGACCAGCGCAGGCTTGCCGAGTTGTCCGGCCTTTCGGTTCCGACAATTCAGCGCATGGAAGCCAGCGAGGCGATGATCCGGGGCAATGTCGATTCCTTGATGAAACTGATTGCGGCACTTGAGGCTGCCGGCATCGAGTTGATCGGGGAAGGCGCGACCAGCCAGGCTGGCGGACGTGGCGTGCGGCTGAAGGCGGGCCTCAATCCAGCCAGGATTTCCGGCGCCGACGATGCGGAAGCCGAGGTCGGCGGGAGCCTGCCGTGACGTCGATCGTTGCTCTTCTCTTGTGGGGTGTCGCCGCATTCTTGGGAACCGCCATATTGGCTGTCGCCGTCAGTCGGCGCGGTTCGGCAACACATCTGGTCTATGGCGCAACCCTCGGCGTCTCGGCCGTCATGTTCGCGATCGCCGCAGCGGGGCTGACAGGCAACCCTGCCGGCGTGTCCACTGTTACGCTGCCGCTCGGGCTGCCGTGGATCGGCGCTCATTTCCGTCTCGACGCGCTGTCGGCATTCTTTCTGGTCGTCGTCGATCTGGGCGGCGCCGTGGCCAGCCTCTATGGGCTTGGCTACGGCCATCACGAACCTGCGCCGCACCGGGTGCTGCCGTTCTTCCCGGCCTTCCTTGCCGGCATGAATCTTGTCGTGCTGGCCGACGACGCCTTCGCCTTCCTGCTGTCCTGGGAATTCATGTCGCTCGCTTCGTGGGCGCTCGTCATGGCGCATCATCGCGAACAGGACAATACACGGGCGGGCTACATCTATCTGGTGATGGCGAGCTTCGGCACACTGGCGCTGCTGCTCGCTTTCGGCCTGCTGGCCGGACCGGACGGAACCTACACATTCGACGCGATGCGAGCCGCCGAGCCAAGCCGGTTCGCCGCCGCCGCCGTCCTGGTTCTCATGCTGCTCGGCGCCGGCTCCAAGGCAGGCCTTGTCCCGCTCCACGTCTGGCTGCCGCTCGCTCATCC includes these proteins:
- a CDS encoding lysozyme inhibitor LprI family protein, encoding MKTAILTAAMVLAMPALAFAQDKCYDAAQDQAALNACADAAFKKSDKKLNELYKQIEARLKDDADSKKLLIQAQRDWVKFRDAECSFQAAGAAGGSMMPMLVAQCMDGLAQSRVKDFEGYLKCEEGDMSCPVPTAN
- a CDS encoding pyrroline-5-carboxylate reductase translates to MKLGFIGTGALTSAIVTGLKSAADNSVSVLLSPRNEEIAAGLALRYPDVRVAPDNQAVLDSCDTIMLAVRPQIAHDVLAELQFRRDHRVVSLIATLSRKEVAALIAPVEHVTKALPMPMIAHRQGTTIICPPDRHMAALFGRLGKVIEVEDSSEFDALSVVTATFATYFKYLDTIHGWLKGHGVADARARDYIVTLYKALANAPETTPDTGFMHLAEDYATRGGINEQIFRELTARNVFDIFAESLDGVYRRISPGAAPRIGPLS
- a CDS encoding DUF4087 domain-containing protein; its protein translation is MRLPFAICFCLAMALPAASYAERRCGWYSSPTPGNLILTDRDGGWWIQMQGRQDPKGIDNVPAFDDRQFVETNVPGSGYGYGCACMTVVTNASQQRITRVISGEILPLAQCRNDKSLQKPG
- a CDS encoding MarR family transcriptional regulator translates to MASARQRTGAGAGLIGDGKAEAIAELMLEVAQCFFRIRALGQKTGLITSWGGGAFGFMRSLALLGPLTVPQIAQMRPTSRQRMQRLADELAAEGLVEFIDNPKHRRSKLVQLTRKGDARYGELNAQLMATASTMGVALGEADIRKTTEIVRQLSDDVKARSERPS
- a CDS encoding D-2-hydroxyacid dehydrogenase, with the protein product MIEATKAEIVYSVRFDGTARFPRAALLESPTVKWVSVGGSGTDHLGSWNPEEVTVTNAAGVAADMMAEYALGAMLSFSLGLRNFARHQRTRTWIAGTVEPIQGKTLLLLGLGRTGQALARRAKAMGLTTLGVRARPRPTADIDEVHGIEALPGLWGRADFIACCVPLLEATRGLIGPAAFAAMKPSAVVIDVSRGGVVDEAALLSALDGCRIKGAALDVFSTEPLPTDHPIWSYENVIVTPHCSSVYDGWEKEALRMFADNLSRFLRGEPLENVVDPVRGY
- a CDS encoding isoprenylcysteine carboxylmethyltransferase family protein; the protein is MEKDPAAGQQVTDTGTAGVVGRPILFFPAAVLVGLVLDRLLPLPFAIPEADGVPWIVAGSLILIGLALFAAGVRNFSRAATPLPTNQPARVLVTTGIYRWTRNPIYLGFFLIYGGIGVAAQSPWVLILTLPLAITVRYGVVAREEAYLERRFGDAYLDYKQRVRRWL
- a CDS encoding FAD-binding oxidoreductase — encoded protein: MKSPDGASIQEADIAIIGGGIAGASAAYELAAVSSVILLERETHCGYHSTGRSAASFTENYGNAIIRRLAIASRSFLEAPPEGFCEHPLMLPRGMLTIARQDQLSRLEEELEKARQLVPSIHRISPEEALARVPALRSDYVAGAFVEPNSREIDVNELHQGFLRNTRRRGGRIVTDAGVDAVERHKDRWILRTSQGLFAAPILVNAAGAWADRIAALAGVAPVGLVPKRRTAFHVAAPDGVSIAGWPLVNDVGEEFYFKPDAGRIFVSPADATPSEPMDAYPDDFDVAVGIDRLQRATIIDVRRIEHRWAGLRSFVGDASPVVGFDAKAEGFFWLAGQGGYGIKTSPALARACRDLIRTGRLPDDLLRQGIEPGDLAPSRIRATSTPAPKAQ
- a CDS encoding nitrilase-related carbon-nitrogen hydrolase, whose product is MARDLTIAVCQTGPIQKSAQRAETVDRLVALLERAAAAGAEIAVFPELALTTFFPRWRIDDQAEIEAFFEPAMPGPQTQRLYDAAARLKIGFALGYAELTHANGVTRRFNTMDLVGQDGTLAGRYRKIHVPGSSEPEPGTTVHLERRYFEPGNLGFPVFAYRGVRVGMAICNDRRWPETYRMLCLNGAEIVLIGYNTPLLLDEAPALAHLRMFHNHLPMQAGAYQNTVWVAAAAKAGVEDGQALIGGSCIIAPTGEIAAQAMSLDDEVIVHRADLDLIAVCRKVNFDFARYRRPDQYRLIADQV
- a CDS encoding RidA family protein, translated to MTIERFENGPRFCRVLSHNGIIYLAGMTADDLSGDTTQQTRDVLAKIDTYLAKAGSDKTRILSATVWLRDVADFDKMNTAWDAWIDKSAMPVRATVEARLAGDGYRVEIMVTAAA
- a CDS encoding helix-turn-helix transcriptional regulator, which gives rise to MITAPQLRAARALLGIDQRRLAELSGLSVPTIQRMEASEAMIRGNVDSLMKLIAALEAAGIELIGEGATSQAGGRGVRLKAGLNPARISGADDAEAEVGGSLP